A genomic window from Pseudogulbenkiania sp. MAI-1 includes:
- a CDS encoding sigma-54 dependent transcriptional regulator: protein MTKTLNRRVLVVDDEPDIRELLELTLIKMGLEVVTAASVDDACRQLSRQPFDLALTDMRLPDGEGLAVVEHIGQAGLDVPVAVLTAYGSADNAVAAMKAGAFDYLQKPVSLAQLRTLVQSALAVEGGRPGSGGPIAGAERLAGESPAMQEVRRLIERLARTQAAVYIHGESGTGKEQAARLIHEQGPRAARPFVPVNCGAIPENLMESEFFGHRKGAFTGADSERDGFFQQANGGTLFLDEVADLPLAMQVKLLRAIQEKRVRKLGGGPEEAVDVRLLCATHHDLAALVDSGAFRQDLYYRLNVIQLSMPPLRELREDIPLFVGRLLERLAGDGPRPRLSPDAVKALMTYNYPGNFRELENILERAAALAIDGRVDVADLQLAGTPFAEDEAGVPVPDGGEGLQEYLDRVERDAIVKALQATRFNRTQAAKLLGVSFRSLRYRLERLGIK, encoded by the coding sequence ATGACGAAAACCCTCAATCGCCGCGTGCTGGTCGTCGACGACGAACCGGACATCCGCGAACTGCTGGAACTGACGCTGATCAAGATGGGACTGGAGGTGGTGACTGCCGCCAGCGTCGACGACGCCTGCCGCCAGTTGTCGCGCCAGCCGTTCGATCTGGCGCTGACCGACATGCGCCTGCCGGACGGCGAAGGGCTGGCGGTGGTCGAGCATATCGGCCAGGCCGGGCTCGACGTGCCGGTGGCGGTACTGACCGCCTACGGCAGCGCCGACAACGCGGTGGCGGCGATGAAGGCCGGCGCCTTCGACTACCTGCAAAAGCCGGTCAGCCTGGCGCAGCTGCGGACCCTGGTGCAATCGGCACTGGCGGTGGAGGGAGGCCGTCCCGGGAGCGGCGGTCCGATCGCCGGCGCCGAGCGGCTGGCCGGCGAGTCGCCGGCGATGCAAGAGGTGCGGCGGCTGATCGAACGACTGGCGCGCACCCAGGCCGCAGTCTACATCCACGGTGAATCCGGCACCGGCAAGGAGCAGGCGGCGCGGCTGATTCACGAGCAGGGGCCGCGCGCGGCGCGCCCCTTCGTGCCGGTCAACTGCGGCGCCATCCCCGAGAACCTGATGGAGAGCGAGTTCTTCGGCCATCGCAAGGGCGCCTTCACCGGTGCCGACAGCGAGCGCGACGGCTTCTTCCAGCAGGCCAACGGCGGCACGCTGTTCCTCGACGAGGTGGCCGACCTGCCGCTGGCGATGCAGGTCAAGCTGCTGCGCGCCATCCAGGAGAAGCGCGTGCGCAAGCTGGGTGGCGGTCCCGAAGAGGCGGTCGACGTGCGCCTGTTGTGCGCCACCCACCACGATCTGGCGGCGCTGGTCGACAGCGGCGCCTTCCGTCAGGACCTGTACTACCGCCTCAACGTGATCCAGCTCAGCATGCCGCCGCTGCGCGAACTGCGCGAGGACATCCCGTTGTTCGTCGGCCGCCTGCTGGAACGCCTGGCCGGCGACGGCCCGCGCCCGCGTCTCAGCCCGGACGCCGTCAAGGCGCTGATGACGTACAACTACCCCGGCAACTTCCGCGAGCTGGAAAACATCCTCGAACGTGCCGCCGCCCTGGCCATCGATGGCCGGGTGGACGTCGCCGATCTGCAGCTGGCCGGTACCCCGTTCGCGGAGGATGAGGCGGGGGTGCCGGTACCGGACGGCGGCGAAGGGTTGCAGGAGTATCTCGACCGGGTCGAGCGTGACGCCATCGTCAAGGCGCTGCAGGCGACGCGCTTCAACCGCACCCAGGCGGCCAAGTTGCTCGGCGTCAGCTTCCGCTCGCTGCGCTACCGGCTGGAGCGGCTGGGCATCAAATAG